A single genomic interval of Salinarchaeum sp. IM2453 harbors:
- a CDS encoding universal stress protein produces MERVLIPTDGTGHVKEAAALAVNLADNYDATLHALYVNNTVPKKLDRPPVFNTDLEDIDCEAMQEVYQQANKRGFDDITGSVSTGYPVKEIVRYIEIQQIDLVVVHTGSQTGVERLLNRNTAKQVLQQSPAPVLAVPQTTEKQQINSLANS; encoded by the coding sequence ATGGAACGAGTGTTGATACCAACCGATGGGACTGGACACGTAAAGGAAGCTGCTGCACTTGCTGTCAATCTTGCTGATAACTATGATGCGACGCTTCATGCACTATATGTAAATAATACAGTTCCTAAGAAACTTGACAGACCTCCCGTGTTCAATACCGATCTTGAAGATATTGACTGTGAGGCAATGCAGGAGGTTTACCAGCAGGCAAATAAACGGGGATTCGACGATATTACCGGATCAGTCTCTACTGGATATCCTGTCAAAGAGATTGTCCGATATATTGAGATACAACAAATTGATCTGGTAGTTGTACACACCGGAAGTCAGACAGGTGTTGAACGGCTTTTGAATCGGAATACAGCAAAACAGGTTCTTCAACAGTCGCCTGCACCGGTTCTTGCTGTTCCTCAGACCACAGAAAAGCAGCAAATAAACTCACTGGCTAATAGTTAA